Proteins co-encoded in one Stenotrophomonas maltophilia genomic window:
- the ilvC gene encoding ketol-acid reductoisomerase gives MSTNDLPQTKIAVIGYGSQGRAHALNLRESGFDVVVGLRPGGPTEVKAQADGFTVKAPAEAVKDADLVAVLTPDMVQKKLYDDVLAPNMKQGAVLLFAHGLNVHFDMIKPREDLDVVLVAPKGPGALVRREYEIGRGVPCIWAVYQDKSGKAADYALAYAGGLGGARANLIQTTFKEETETDLFGEQAVLCGGASALVQAGFETLVEAGYQPEIAYYEVLHELKLIVDLFYEGGISRMLEFISETAQYGDYVSGPRVIDAGTKARMKEVLKDIQDGTFTKNWVAEYEAGLPNYNRFKQADLEHPIEKVGKELRAKMVWLQGQAA, from the coding sequence ATGAGCACCAACGACCTGCCCCAGACCAAGATCGCCGTCATCGGCTACGGCAGCCAGGGCCGCGCCCACGCGCTGAACCTGCGCGAATCCGGCTTCGACGTGGTGGTAGGCCTGCGTCCGGGCGGCCCCACCGAGGTCAAGGCGCAGGCCGATGGCTTCACCGTCAAGGCACCGGCCGAAGCCGTGAAGGATGCCGACCTGGTCGCCGTGCTGACCCCGGACATGGTGCAGAAGAAGCTGTACGACGACGTGCTGGCGCCGAACATGAAGCAGGGCGCGGTGCTGCTGTTCGCGCACGGCCTGAACGTGCACTTTGACATGATCAAGCCGCGCGAAGATCTCGACGTGGTACTGGTCGCACCGAAGGGTCCGGGCGCGCTGGTGCGCCGCGAGTATGAAATCGGCCGCGGCGTGCCGTGCATCTGGGCGGTCTACCAGGACAAGAGTGGCAAGGCGGCCGACTACGCCCTGGCCTATGCCGGTGGCCTCGGCGGCGCCCGCGCCAACCTGATCCAGACCACCTTCAAGGAAGAAACCGAAACCGATCTGTTCGGCGAGCAGGCGGTGCTGTGCGGCGGCGCTTCGGCGCTGGTGCAGGCCGGTTTCGAGACCCTGGTCGAAGCCGGTTACCAGCCGGAGATTGCCTACTACGAAGTGCTGCACGAACTGAAGCTGATCGTGGACCTGTTCTACGAAGGTGGCATCTCGCGCATGCTGGAATTCATCTCCGAAACCGCGCAGTACGGTGACTACGTGAGCGGCCCGCGGGTGATCGACGCCGGCACCAAGGCGCGCATGAAGGAAGTCCTGAAGGATATCCAGGACGGCACTTTCACCAAGAACTGGGTGGCCGAGTACGAAGCGGGCCTGCCGAACTACAACAGGTTCAAGCAGGCCGACCTGGAGCACCCGATCGAGAAGGTAGGCAAGGAACTGCGCGCCAAGATGGTCTGGTTGCAAGGACAGGCCGCGTAA
- a CDS encoding ACT domain-containing protein, producing MQYRLDLVLRPAEGALLRVIGMAERRGFAPRAISGAPVAADDGRWHLQLVVDGQRPAETLCRQIEKIYDCVSVQVTAVEGVSP from the coding sequence ATGCAATACCGGCTTGACCTGGTGCTGCGCCCGGCCGAAGGCGCGCTGCTGCGCGTGATCGGCATGGCCGAGCGACGCGGCTTCGCGCCGCGCGCGATCAGCGGCGCGCCGGTAGCCGCCGACGATGGCCGCTGGCACCTGCAGCTGGTGGTGGACGGCCAGCGCCCGGCCGAAACGCTGTGCCGGCAGATCGAGAAGATCTACGACTGCGTGTCCGTGCAGGTCACCGCCGTGGAAGGAGTATCGCCATGA
- the ilvG gene encoding acetolactate synthase 2 catalytic subunit: MNSSTHRSAPLNGARWLTQALEAEGVRTLFGYPGGTIMPFYDALVDSSLKHILVRHEQGAALAANGFARASNQVGVCVATSGPGASNLVTGIADAMLDSVPMVCITGQVGTPLLGTDAFQELDVFGLTLPIVKHSWLVRSVDDLPRVVADAFRIAREGRPGPVLIDLPKDVQLADASHLPAHVPSSVEPPPAPADDAIADAIAALAAAEKPVVYAGGGIALGDAVQDLRDFVEASAIPTVMTLRGLGALPPQHPQSLGMLGMHGTRAANMAVQESDLLLVLGARFDDRATGKLAEFAPFARVVHIDADAYEISKLRSADVAVPGNVGHAIRALRAAFPSPKAHQDAWRRRCAQHRDRFAARYDAPGQHIYAPALLKRLSELAPADAVIACDVGQHQMWVAQHCRFNHPRNHLTSGALGTMGFGLPAAMGAQFACPDRTVVLVSGDGSFMMNVQELATIARCRLPVKIVLLDNSSLGMVRQWQELFFAERYSEIDLSDNPDFVALAQVFGIAATRIEARDDVEGGLAALLAEPGPALLHVAIDARANVWPLVPPNTANSTMLESNPAHARQETPNAIPA, translated from the coding sequence ATGAACTCTTCCACACACCGCAGCGCGCCGCTCAACGGCGCGCGCTGGCTGACCCAGGCGCTGGAGGCCGAAGGCGTCCGCACGCTGTTCGGCTATCCCGGCGGCACCATCATGCCGTTCTACGACGCGCTGGTGGATTCGTCGCTGAAGCACATCCTGGTGCGCCATGAGCAGGGCGCGGCGCTGGCCGCCAACGGCTTCGCCCGCGCCAGCAACCAGGTGGGCGTCTGCGTGGCCACCTCCGGCCCGGGCGCCTCCAATCTGGTGACCGGCATTGCCGATGCGATGCTGGATTCGGTGCCGATGGTCTGCATCACCGGCCAGGTCGGCACCCCGCTGCTGGGCACCGATGCCTTCCAGGAGCTGGATGTGTTCGGCCTGACCCTGCCGATCGTCAAGCACAGCTGGCTGGTGCGCAGCGTCGATGACCTGCCGCGCGTGGTCGCCGACGCCTTCCGCATCGCGCGCGAAGGCCGTCCCGGCCCGGTGCTGATCGATCTGCCCAAGGACGTGCAGCTGGCCGATGCCAGCCATCTGCCAGCGCACGTGCCGAGCAGCGTCGAACCGCCGCCGGCGCCGGCCGACGACGCCATCGCCGACGCCATCGCCGCACTGGCCGCAGCCGAAAAGCCGGTGGTCTACGCCGGTGGCGGCATCGCACTGGGTGATGCGGTGCAGGACCTGCGCGACTTCGTCGAGGCCAGCGCCATCCCCACCGTGATGACCCTGCGTGGCCTGGGTGCACTGCCCCCGCAGCACCCGCAGTCGCTGGGCATGCTGGGCATGCACGGCACCCGCGCGGCCAACATGGCGGTACAGGAAAGTGATCTGCTGCTGGTGCTGGGTGCACGCTTCGATGACCGCGCCACCGGCAAGCTGGCCGAGTTCGCACCGTTCGCGCGCGTGGTCCATATCGACGCCGACGCCTACGAGATCTCCAAGCTGCGCAGTGCCGATGTCGCCGTGCCCGGCAATGTCGGCCATGCCATCCGCGCCCTGCGTGCGGCCTTCCCCTCCCCCAAGGCCCACCAGGACGCATGGCGCAGGCGCTGTGCGCAACATCGCGATCGCTTCGCCGCCCGCTACGACGCACCGGGCCAGCACATCTACGCGCCGGCCCTGCTCAAGCGCCTGAGCGAGCTGGCCCCGGCCGATGCCGTGATCGCCTGCGATGTCGGCCAGCACCAGATGTGGGTGGCCCAGCATTGCCGCTTCAACCACCCGCGCAACCATCTGACCAGCGGTGCGCTGGGCACCATGGGCTTCGGCCTGCCGGCGGCGATGGGCGCGCAGTTCGCCTGCCCCGACCGCACCGTGGTGCTGGTGTCCGGCGATGGCAGCTTCATGATGAACGTGCAGGAGCTGGCGACCATCGCCCGTTGCCGCCTGCCGGTGAAGATCGTGCTGCTGGACAACAGTTCGCTGGGCATGGTGCGGCAGTGGCAGGAACTGTTCTTCGCCGAGCGCTACAGCGAGATCGACCTGTCCGACAACCCGGACTTCGTGGCACTGGCGCAGGTGTTCGGCATTGCCGCCACCCGCATCGAGGCACGCGATGACGTGGAGGGTGGACTGGCCGCGCTGCTGGCCGAACCGGGCCCGGCGCTGCTGCATGTGGCCATCGACGCCCGCGCCAACGTGTGGCCGCTGGTGCCACCCAACACCGCCAACAGCACCATGCTGGAAAGCAACCCTGCCCATGCCCGCCAGGAGACCCCCAATGCAATACCGGCTTGA